The Clavelina lepadiformis chromosome 1, kaClaLepa1.1, whole genome shotgun sequence genome segment TGCCAGATATACTTGTAGGTTGTAATTGTAGGTGTAGTATAATAATTAAAGCTATATGTTGAAGCAAATATATTCCAATTTGTTTTCCATTGGGCAATTAACAgtactcgtaaaatgcaaTTTCGAGATAATATCAGCTAGCTTACTGTAAACACTAAAATAatcgatttataaaatttctcctaatatacagtatataacatAACATAGCCTTGTATACAGCATCGTAATAACTTGTCTCTATACCTATCTTAGCATGCTTACAACCTGCGTCTTGAATTAATTTAAACTTAGCCTAAAGGCTCATACTGTGCTCACTCAGCTTTACATAATCATTTCGAGAAACACCCGATTATACTTTGcgataataaagaaaatgatgGTTTGCTGAGCAATTGCTAAACTGATATGCGACTCATATAATTGcactaaaaactaaaaaaacatGTGCAAAATAGCACTCAAATCAAGACATACTTAAACAATATGTTAGGTAAAACGATCCATCAAAAGTTATGATCTGGATCACTTTGAAATcaagacaaacatttttgacaatgaaattaaaaataaaactaacttCACAATTTATGTTTGCAAATAAAGCTGTTTACTTAATCAGTTTATATCCCAAAGCTTGAGAGTTTGAAACCCTATCGAACAGCGCTGATGAAACTGCTTGCAAAACGCAAATCTGTTGAAAATGCGTTGGAAGCGTGTGTAGGGTCAGTTGCTGTGTAAGCTGCTCTCCTACCGACTCTCCCAAAATTTACCTTCTGCATTTGTGCACAGCTTTATTTATTCaaccaaataaaacttttattatatttcatAATTAAAATGGCAGATGCAAGCTTTAATAGAAGACACAAAGGTGACATAATAATTTCACTGCTGTACAAGCTGCTGTTTGAGAGAATACTGTGCATGAAAGCGATATAACACACGGGCACAATAAGTCGAATGTCTTCTGAGTGTGAGTGGCATGGCTTATATATTCCTTTGGTAAGAATCacgaataaacaacaaaagttcaaaaagcAGCAATAAAATGAAGAATAAGCAGATAAATAAGAAAGAAACAACTATACTCTATATATGTGGACGTCTATAGATAAAAAATTCCTGACCTATTTAATGTTTAGCTTACGATGATAAGATACGGGTTGCATTCAATCTGtcattttaaaacatgtttgaGTTTGGATGAGCTCTAAGTTCCTAAACCGCAACGACAGCAATCCAAGCAAGGGAGTTTTTATTCCATATAGTCCTTGCACAATAAACGTATCGCGgttaaatatttggcaaataaaaaagaatcCCGAATTTAAAAACCACCTTGTCAaaagaatttttgaaataaaaaagatgACGGCAACTGTTTCCTTATGATCAGCCTCCGTTTTCGAGTGCAGCAATGGCGTGAGTTACCCAACCTTGGTAATGGATAACGTTGGTGAACACGCTAGGTCCCGGTTCACCACATGGGTCCCTCCCATACGAGGTGATGCCCGCTAGGTAGAAGTCACATGTGTTCCGAGAATGTTTCCTTCTGCAAACCAGAGGACCTCCAGAATCCCCCTaagtaaatgaaataaacattactttgtttaaaatttacccGAAACTCCTACAGTTTAAAATATTGTCTGAGTGTGTCAGCGACATTTTGAAAGATGTAAATATTAACAACAAAGATGTTATATACCGGGTTGTTTTCGCGCACACCTACCTTGCAGGTATCAGGAGAATTCGGTTGTGACGACCCGGCACAAATGTTTTCACCGGGAGAGACGTAATGACCAAAGTAGTGAATGCACTGAAGCATTGTGACCAAAGGCACATTTGCAGCTTGCAGCGTTTTTACTTTGTCGTTAGATGGTGCTGCATGTACGGTTTGTGTGATTAGAACTAATTTAAAAGTCGGTCAACAAACGGGGCaaacagttaaaaaataaagcagTTTTCCAAGTTAAGCATCTTACATGTCTTTCCAAAGCCTGTTATAAAGCATTCGTCGTCCAATTCCGGGTATCTTGTGAGAGGCAGACAGAGTGGTCTCACGTATTTGCCAGAGATGTCAGCGGGAAGTAAAAGTTTTAGTACAGCGATGTCGTTCTTGGCATATCCCAAAGATGACAAACtggacaaaaaaatttaaattttttttagtttttggcTATACactgatttttataaaattcctTACAGCGACAGCAGCCCATGACAAAGTGGTTTACAAAGGCTTTACGCTAAGCTATGTGTAGCACATACGTAAAGTTAGGATGACGCATGACTTTGAATATGTGTCTTGCTTGAGTAACTGGATCGTTTCGACTGGAATCTGAGACTCCCAAAAAGACATAATTCTGTCCTGAACCGTCCATTGATCCGTCAGTGGGCCTGTGGAGTTGGTAATAGACACATTATATTAACAATAGGAACAAGATCGGCACATAATAGCTTTTGATTATTCTGTATGGTGATGTTTTTGTCATCGGCAATAAACTACTGTATTACTCACTGCAAGCAATGAGCTGCTGTGATAACGTATTGTGCGGCGACTAGTGTTCCCCCGCAAATCTGTCCATTGAAGTAAATCAGTGCGTGCCACGGCCATTCCTCGGCAGTGGCGGTAAACCCACAGTATATTCGAGCCAAGTCCCGCTGCAAATAAAGCAGCGCTCATGGAACATACAGCTATAAAATAGGCTATGAACAGTTAAATATTGTTATACAGCTCCGCTCGACTTACAGAGTAGCTTGCAATGACGCTGTTAAGTGTGCACGACTTTGCCATCGCCGCATGGGAGGTGATGGGGCAACCTGAAGAAGCGGAACACTGTCCTGCATTCTGAGGGCAACCGCACTGGCCTCGCATTAAAGGATGGACTGCGTTTTGCAACCACGTCTGGGCTTGTGTGTTTGCTGGCAAAAAGCAACCAAGTCAGACGCTACTTAGCCTAACGTAAAATACTAAGAAAAAGATGAGATTTTACAGTAGGCTACTTACTCGGTTGATTTAGCTCATGCAGTTGACCAACTTTTTGTGGCAAGCGTCCGCTGTTACTGAGTATTGTGTTGACTGGCTTTGGATCCTGTATAATATATTGAGCTAATATTATAAACACAATCGTGACAATTTCAACAAAGGTCTGATTGAAAGTGCTCTTTTTATGGAACAGTAATTTTCACCTTATTGTTTCCATTCTTATAGTAGCACTTCACTGCTCGatactgaaaataaaaataaaaacatttgattGGTGAAAACCTTTTTGACTGATTCCTACAGATTATACAGAGTATGCTTTAGCACGGGCGGAAAACATTCATATCGACGACAAAAAAAGCATGGTAACCTATTTAGTGCAAGTTAATAATCCTACCCAACATTACCCGATTTCTGGAATCATATACTCTTGCAACTTACTTCATTTACGTCCCAGCAACAGTTATTGTCTTCACAAATTTGTtggtttgtttgcaaattacCGCAGGCCCTTCTGTCATCGTAATCTACGTCACATTCACCAGGTCGTTTCACCGACGAACTGGAGCCTGTTAGGACAAGTTgagtatatacagtacatgtGAACGCAAGTTTTCCAGGTATAGTAAGTTATGTCAGAAAAGATGTGCCACGTTATATCATTTATAAAAGATAAGACTGATTTGGTTAATTTGCTAGCATAGTAGAATGCATACGTAGCGGCGATCAGAGAGACGGAGAATATTAATCTGCACTTACCATTAAAGAGCGCAGAGGTTGCATTCAAGGCAGCAGAAAGATCAATACCGCTTCCACTGACAAGGTTTGTGTCTTCGGTTGATGTTGGATCTAAAAGAAAAATGATGTTAATTGCTGATGTGCAAAAGCGTTGTCGTGAAAAATATAGCACCACAACTAGTGCAAGCCAAGTCAAAGCTTAACTGCTTTCGATATTTTCGtttcttgtaaaatttaattactttCACATCGCATGTCGTTTTCTTGCACAAACCGCGGAATTGTGTCATCGTTGTGGGTGGTTTCGAGCCAGTACCAGGCTAAGCTCGAGTCATTTGACTGCAAACATATCTGCTCAATGGGACCATGGGCTTGATAACCGAAGTTGCAATTGAGAGAACATCTCGAGAGGAGATTGTTGTCGTCAGTGCAATCCAACTCGCCGTTCAAGATCAAGGTTGTCGGCGAACACTTGGGTATGGCTAAAAATGCATAATAAACAATTCGTCAATTAAATAGTTTATACTTATGTAGGCCTAATTGCTGACACGGTTTGAAGTAGGATACGTAAGCATCACTAACTAACCTATGCATTTGAAAGGTTGATTGTTAGACCAGCCAACATTGGAGCAACTTTTCGTCTTTCTGCCCAGTGATAGGTACCCTTTATGGCAAGTGAAAGTGCATGTGGACCCAACGAAAAGTCCTTGCGAGCATTGAACGTCGCCATTGGCCACTTTGTTATTAAATGCTGTACATGTTTCTGTGAGATACATAATAATCAATCTTAAAACTGAGAAATTTGTCCTTCTGACAACAACAAAAGACTCTAAACATAATTAAAGAGTTATTTTGATGGAAAAAGTTTAGTAGAAAATTTAATCCCGTTTAAAATGAAGGAAAATTAGATGAATTCTTACTTCTACACTGAAGCCTGTGCCAGTCGTCACAGCCAACGTTGAGGTTGGTAGGCTCTGTTGCACCCGTGCTTCCCAATATTGAGTACCTGGGGAAAGGCAAGTAGCCTTCCGTACAATCAAGCTGGCAAACTGAAAGGAAAGAATCTCTTCGGAAATAGCCCAAACCTTTCTCCTACATACAATGACTGGTTAATTTCGACTATATGACGACATAAATTGGGATCTGGTAATCACCGCAGGATCTTAAGTCAATATATATTAAAACGAACTTATActcatttaaaaacaaattgttatCTGAGTACTAGTCTGTTGTTGttaatgattttgttgttgtaagttAACAGTACAGGGTTATTTGACAAGCGATAACTGATATAATGTTTCATTAATACTAAAAATTACCTTGCTGATGCTAACTAACAAAATGCATTTACTAAAGTTACAATTAGagttaaaagtttaacaatttGTTTACAAAGTCTTACGCCGTCCCAGAATAACCATTAGATTTAACGCAAGGTCAAAGACTATATTAACTACAAACCTGCACCCCGTAGAACTGCATCCAGTCGTCCTGAAAGTAACCCTGGGAGGGAAGGGCGTAATAAATCATGTTATGAACATCAAACTGTCTCCACAGGCAAGTCACAAAAATAATTCCGTGTGGCACCTCGCTGACAAATCTGTCTTGAACTAGACAACGCCAACCGTTTCCCTGTAGTTCTGAAAGGAAATGTTTTCGTGATATTGCGTCATTTGAgtctgcaaaattttttatcaatttttcgcgttttaaaacgtttagttCTCCAGGCAATGCACAATACGGGTTTGAAGGACAAACTTTCACACAGTGATGATAGCCATATTTTTCCTATACGATTATAAGGTCAAGCTAAATAAATTCACAAGGTTTAGAAGAAGAACCGAGGAGCTTTGATTACAGATATATCATTTATTAGGGTTGGAACGATATAGCAGGGCTAATATAATTGTACCGGTATGTCATTGCCCACCGGTTTATGAAGTTAGTATAAGGGAAGTAAATTACTTCTATAAAGAATGTGACAGCAAACTTGTGGCTTCTTTGAAACAGGTAATTTATATGGGTAAAAGCtttgtaaacatttgaaaatagAATTTAGTTGTTTGTACCAAAATACATATCGTAAATTGTCACATCTGAGAATGACTTTATTTGGTCAAGGTTTCGAAGTTCAGGAACTGTCGGTGAGACTGGACCCAATTTAGAGCTTGGTCGGTTTTCAATTTTCTCTATATAAAGAATATCCGCATTCCtttcaacaaaagcaaaaatcttTCGATGAGGTCTTATTTTGATAAAGCTTTTGCgtttttatgcaaattttCTGTACCACCCGCGCAACGAATGTGCGTCATATAGGCTTGTCCGGAGTGTCTGGCGCGGGTTCAAATTGTGACAAATTTGGGGCGCGTTTTCAAACGATTTGAATCTGAGATATCAGATTTTAATGTCACGCAACCGGCCATACAACAAACACGTTTGTGACTGACAAAAACCACGAAGTCGTGCTACTGGCAAGTTGCGGCCATTGATTAGTTTATGACTAATAGTCAATAATCTATAGGGACACCATTCTGTtaataatgataataaaaaagaagcaattttcatATCAAGATAGCATCAACGATCGAAGCCAATAATGATTAATACTTCGTGTCCAAGTACTACATGTGTACGTTGATAACCATAACAGATAGTCCATCAAAGAGATAAGTTAATGTTTGTGGTATATCATACAGGGGTACAACGATAATGTACTGTTGTAGTATATAGGGCATTTCAAAACATCTCGGCCCTTTTCATAACAGTTCCCTTTCTTCCAAAACCAGGTGAGAGATTAGAGTTTTCTAGGGAAGACGATACGCTTATCGTACaaataaatgtgaaattagcATTCAAAAATATACTCTCAAAGGGTTATCCTTCGttaaaaacaaaccaattACAACTTACGTCTTGTCATCAAAATTTGAAGGTTTAGGTTCCTTCCGGTTGAAACCGGCTGTGTCAAGTTTGAGCCGGCTGTAGCGAGTATCGCACCTGGCAGTACGACCAGTATCAGAGCAGTTGATATCatcatagttttattttagaacCAGCACTTTAACCagcaaattaatttatttttctgtagCGAAGACATGTAAAAAATAGCGTATATAGTTCTATTTTTCCCCAAGGGCTATTTTTAATTCGGGCTCAAGAATTGTTTCCTTGCTTTTAGAAAGTTTTATGGAAACAGTTTTTTCAGACGATGTGGAGGCTTGATACAGGTACAGGTTTGATGCAATTAAACTTTCATTTCTTGAAAGCGTCAATTTTCTCATAAACAAGCTTTGAAATTCCACGGTTACACTAATTGGCAAGTATAGGTGGACCAAGTACTTTTAAGCCCGGCTGAAATAAGTTTTCCTGATTAAATACTCCGGTAAAAACGACGTTATCTTTGAATAGAAACCACATCTATAAGCCAGCTACATCAAGTATGTATACATGTCGCAAAACTTAATTCTATCTTCGCTATATGGAATAGCGGACTCCTTCATCTAATCACTCGCCTAATAGCGCTTTCTGGACAGCTGTAAGGAATTTGATGATATCAATTTTCTAAGGCGTGGTGGTAATTTTAATTGTAAATGAACAAAAACACTTCGAAATGCACTCAAAATGATGAAGCGCCAAGAAAACGTAAATTGCCTGATTATGAAAAGCTGTTTGCAAGCACGTATACGGCCATTGTTATACCTATACCGTTAGTTCTTCTTGCTAAAAATGAACCTTAATCTGTCTATGTAACTTAAGTAAATGTTAACTCATAATAATGTCAATGCAACTTTATTATGCCTAAAGGCATCGcaatattttggtaaaaaaaatcGGCAAATGGCTGTTCAGCCTTTGTGCATTTTTGTAACCTACAACCCGAGCATGCTTCATGTCCTGCAGAATAAACCGCATGTTTACCAGTTCCACTAAGTACTTCTAAATGTTAAATGGCAAATCACAGAGGGATCTACCACAGTGCGTTTATTTTCACCACATTTCCGCTATAGCTAGAGATTAATTTGTGGATGtctcattttgttgtttgttattgCAATATAAGACGACGCTACCGAcattttacattgcaaaacttaagaaaaaacaaaaaaacgtttatcATAGAAAAAAGTGATAATGCCGATTATTATATATCAAGCTACCATAAACAGTTAAACAGAGTCTACTTTAACAAATACGTGAAATACTACAACAGATTTTCAAACCGTGCTACACATTCCTATATCATTTAAGGTCAGACAGCTCGAACCAAAAGTACGCTCGCTATccacttgaagaaactttgcTTCGCGTTGCAGAAgcttcaaaaatttatttgactgACCGTTTACGACAAAATCCTGTTTGCCAACGGGCTTCAGACAGACCGTGGCTTAAAACGTCAACTGTTCATTAAGAAACGGCAGGGGCGTTTAAATAGAGACGTTGTATGTCCACCTTCTGCGCGTGACCACGCCAGGTTTTTTGTTCTTCTCGATCAGAGACAAAATTGTGCCCTTAGGTATAATCTTTTACGTCAAAAAAGTTTCGCCATTTGGCAAGTTATATTTCGCATGTTCGTCCACTTTGCGATGTTAATCATCTTGTTTTCAAGCGGCGAGAGTTAGCTCGCAGGCAGCACTTCCAAATTTTGGGGATTTAAACTTAAGGCTTCGTCTTTTCAACAACTCTCATAAGAAGAGTATATTTGTTTAGAAATAACTAGAATCAGGTCCAAACTTTCCGTAGTTTATTCACTTTTTTCCGATTCCtaaatttgttcaaaattttgacaGCATATATAATAAAACCTTAATTGCCAAATTAATCCCGATCTTTGATcagaaaaacataaacaacaaatatcTAAATCGTGCACGTGTCATGATAATGCGTCATGTCATGATAATGCGTTTTAAGTCAATAAAGGCTTTCCGCAACTCTGCATAATAAATcgataacaaacaattttcCAAGATTAATCCGTCTCCGTcagatttattttgtaaatattgcgTTGAATACCGCAGAGCAGCCGGGTAGACGGC includes the following:
- the LOC143452611 gene encoding uncharacterized protein LOC143452611, whose product is MMISTALILVVLPGAILATAGSNLTQPVSTGRNLNLQILMTRQLQGNGWRCLVQDRFVSEVPHGIIFVTCLWRQFDVHNMIYYALPSQGYFQDDWMQFYGVQEKGLGYFRRDSFLSVCQLDCTEGYLPFPRYSILGSTGATEPTNLNVGCDDWHRLQCRKTCTAFNNKVANGDVQCSQGLFVGSTCTFTCHKGYLSLGRKTKSCSNVGWSNNQPFKCIAIPKCSPTTLILNGELDCTDDNNLLSRCSLNCNFGYQAHGPIEQICLQSNDSSLAWYWLETTHNDDTIPRFVQENDMRCENPTSTEDTNLVSGSGIDLSAALNATSALFNGSSSSVKRPGECDVDYDDRRACGNLQTNQQICEDNNCCWDVNEYRAVKCYYKNGNNKDPKPVNTILSNSGRLPQKVGQLHELNQPTNTQAQTWLQNAVHPLMRGQCGCPQNAGQCSASSGCPITSHAAMAKSCTLNSVIASYSRDLARIYCGFTATAEEWPWHALIYFNGQICGGTLVAAQYVITAAHCLQPTDGSMDGSGQNYVFLGVSDSSRNDPVTQARHIFKVMRHPNFTLSSLGYAKNDIAVLKLLLPADISGKYVRPLCLPLTRYPELDDECFITGFGKTSPSNDKVKTLQAANVPLVTMLQCIHYFGHYVSPGENICAGSSQPNSPDTCKGDSGGPLVCRRKHSRNTCDFYLAGITSYGRDPCGEPGPSVFTNVIHYQGWVTHAIAALENGG